The DNA sequence CCTGGTCGAAAATGAAGAAATCTTATTGTAGTGACTTTCATTTGAGCTCATGTACAGGTGATGCGTGGCGGCGCTCGCGAAAGGAATCTCATCGGTAGATGTGATCAACAGGATGGGCGATCGGTTATTCTGCAGTATCTTCACGATTTCAGGAATGACCGTGCCCCGTCCTCCGTAGGAAACAACAATGGAAAGGTGCGAAGAATCGCTGGCGGCCGCCGTCAAACGTTGATGATACTCTTCGATCGGGACATTGACGAATCTGCCGATTTCCTGCATCTGGAATTTGAAGTTCTCGGCGAAGAACAGATTCCCGGCGGAAGTATAAAGGTCGATGGCTGGAACCTTTTTAATCAAGGAAGCCGCCTGCCGAAGTTGTTCCAGATCCAGGTTGTTGAGCGAGGACACCACAGTCTGCTCATAGAGTTCCTGCATCGTCCGCGTAATTTGGTATTGGGTTTCGTTGGAGTGGATCGGATAGTTGAAATCAAGGGTCGTCCGTTCCTTCAGATAATCACCCATCGAAGCCGAAACCAAGATCTTCAATTCGGAAAGTCCGGCCAGGTCCAATTTTTTGCACAAACGGTAGATCGTTGCGTTCGAAATGAAGCTGGCTTCGCTGATTTCCGCGGAATTCATCTTCACGAAAGCCTCGGGATTTTCTTTTATATAGGAAACCAAAATTTTCTCATTTTCGGTCAGGCTCACTAAATTGTCCATTTTGCTGAAGATATTCATCTGTCTTCACCTCATTCCTTCAGAAAGTTGCGCAGGAAATCCGATTCCGAAAGCATCGTCAAATTGTGGCCGCTGCCTTGCAGCTCGCGGACTACCTGGATTTTGCGGCTCTCGCTCGGTGTGCCGATCTTGCGCCAATCGCTGTCGGCGACGACCAAATAAAGGGTCTCGTAACTTAGATTGG is a window from the Trichococcus shcherbakoviae genome containing:
- a CDS encoding MurR/RpiR family transcriptional regulator; its protein translation is MNIFSKMDNLVSLTENEKILVSYIKENPEAFVKMNSAEISEASFISNATIYRLCKKLDLAGLSELKILVSASMGDYLKERTTLDFNYPIHSNETQYQITRTMQELYEQTVVSSLNNLDLEQLRQAASLIKKVPAIDLYTSAGNLFFAENFKFQMQEIGRFVNVPIEEYHQRLTAAASDSSHLSIVVSYGGRGTVIPEIVKILQNNRSPILLITSTDEIPFASAATHHLYMSSNESHYNKISSFSTRLSLLFLLDCLYTSYFKLDYEHNVALKMDYYKKISRIIW